The genomic region ATGATGCCTGGCTTGCCTAGCACTGAGGTAGCCGCCGAATGGCCGGAGTGCACCCCATGACCAGCCGCTTCTACCGCTACCAACTGCACGGTCGGCTCATCGAGGAAGTGATAGAAAGCGCCGGCTGCGTTGGAGCCACCGCCCACGCAAGCCACCACATGGGTAGGCAGTTCGGAATCGGTTTTTTCCAGCAGTTGCTTACGCATTTCCTCGCTGATAACGGCTTGTAAGCGGGCTACCAGATCTGGATATGGGTGCGGACCTACCACCGAGCCGATGATATAGTGTGTATCCACGGGGTTGCTGATCCAGTCGCGAATAGCCTCGTTAGTGGCATCTTTCAGGGTTTTACTGCCACTGGTGGCGGGGCGCACCTCGGCGCCTAGCAGGCGCATGCGGTATACGTTAGGCTTCTGCCGCTCCATGTCGATTTCGCCCATGTACACAATGCACTCCAGGCCCATAAGGGCGCACACCGTGGCCGTGGCCACACCGTGCTGGCCGGCACCGGTTTCGGCAATGATGCGCTTTTTGCCCAGACGCTGCGCCAGCAAAATCTGCCCTACCGTGTTGTTCACCTTGTGGGCGCCGGTGTGGCACAGGTCTTCGCGCTTCAGGTAAATGCGCGTGTTGTACTTCGCCGATAGCCGCTTGGCCTCAAACAACGGGGTAGGCCGCCCCACGTAGTCGCGCAACAGCTGTTGGTATTCCTGCTGAAAGCTAGGGTCGGCCAGAATATCCAGGTATTGGGTGCGCAGCTCCTCCACATTGGGGTAGAGCATTTCGGGAATGAAAGCGCCACCAAACTGGCCATAATAGCCGCGGGCATTGGGCGCAAAAGCAGAAGTAGCCATAAGGTAAGAACCAAGAGCGCACCAGGTGCGCCGGGTGGTGGTTGAGATGGTAGAAGAAAGGTGCCGCTAAGTGCTTGAGATATTACTGCCGGGCCGGAGCCGCTGAAACAGCTGCCGCAGCTTACCCACGTCCTTTTCGCCGGGTGCCAGCTCGAAGCGGCTGTTTAGGTCGATGCCGAAGAGACCAGGTAGGCGCAGCGTTTGCAATTCCTGTGCGTGGGCTAGATCGAGTCCGCCAGCCAGAAAATAGGGTACGCTCAACGGATACTTCGCCAGCAGTTGCCAATTGAACGTAGTGCCGTTACCCCCTAGCTCCGGGCCTTTGGTATCGAACAAGAAGTAATTGCAGCAGTTCACGTAAGGTGCAGCTTGTGCGAAGTCAAACTCCTCACCTACCGAGAAAGCCTTGATAACAAGAATGCTCACGGAACGCAACTCGGCGCATTGCGCGGGCGACTCCTGCCCGTGCAACTGCACCAGATCGAGGCCGTATTCTGCCACCCGCTGCCGAATAATATCCGTGGTTTCGTTTACAAATACGCCTACCTTCAAAACAGAAGAGGGTAGCTTGTTGAGCGTTTTTACGCTGAGCGTTGGCACAGCACAGCGCGGCGACTTGGCGTAGAAGATGAACCCCATGAAGTCTACGCCCAGGTTGGCTACTTCTCGGATGTTGGCGTCGGAGCGCATGCCGCACACCTTAATGCGCAGGCCAGGACTATTAGCAGACGACAACGGATACGTAGCGAGTGGGGTAGGAAACATACGGCTTCAACAAGACTTAAAGAATAACAGCCGGTTCTGTGGCACGCAGCTCCTGCACCAAGGCCGCGCAGGCCTTCTCGGGCCGGCTGTGGCGCATGAAGGCCTCGCCCATCAAAAAACCGCGGTAGCCTACGCTACGCAGGTAAGTGATGTCAGCGGCGGAGGTGAGGCCGCTTTCGGTTACTTTCACAAACTCCGCCGGAATCTGCTCGGCCAGGGTCACGGAGGTTTCCAGGCTTACCGAAAAGTCGTGCAGATTGCGGTTGTTGACGCCTACCAGGCTCACGGCTTCGGGGTGCAGCGTGCGGGCGAGTTCCTCGGCGTTGTGCACTTCCAATAGCACTTCAAGGCCCAGCGAGCGGGCGAACTGGCCCAGGCGCGCTACCTCATCAGCTGAAAGTACAGCGGCAATCAGCAGTATCACATCAGCCCCCATGCTCTTGGCTTCGATGATCTGGTACTCGTCAATCACGAAATCCTTGCGCAGGATGGGGCAGAAATTGTAGCGCCGCGCAATGGTCAGGTCCTCAGTTTTCCCGCCGAAAAACTCCGTATCCGTCAGCACCGACAAGGCCGAAGCGCCCGCCTGCATGTAGCCCAGAGTAGTACGCTCCACGGGGGCATATTGGTTGATAAACCCCTTGCTGGGCGACTTGCGCTTGAACTCGGCAATGATGCCGCTCAGGTCGTCGCGGAGCAGGTAGCGGCGCAGGCTGAGTGGTTGCGCGTCCATATATAAGCTGCGCTCCAGCAGCTTGGTGGGCACCAGCTCGCGGCGCTCGGCTACCTCGTGGCGCTTGTGGGTGATGATTTTGTCGAGAATAGTTTCAGTTGACATCGTGCCTGTGAAGTTTCCCACCGTAAT from Hymenobacter aerilatus harbors:
- the trpC gene encoding indole-3-glycerol phosphate synthase TrpC encodes the protein MSTETILDKIITHKRHEVAERRELVPTKLLERSLYMDAQPLSLRRYLLRDDLSGIIAEFKRKSPSKGFINQYAPVERTTLGYMQAGASALSVLTDTEFFGGKTEDLTIARRYNFCPILRKDFVIDEYQIIEAKSMGADVILLIAAVLSADEVARLGQFARSLGLEVLLEVHNAEELARTLHPEAVSLVGVNNRNLHDFSVSLETSVTLAEQIPAEFVKVTESGLTSAADITYLRSVGYRGFLMGEAFMRHSRPEKACAALVQELRATEPAVIL
- a CDS encoding phosphoribosylanthranilate isomerase; protein product: MFPTPLATYPLSSANSPGLRIKVCGMRSDANIREVANLGVDFMGFIFYAKSPRCAVPTLSVKTLNKLPSSVLKVGVFVNETTDIIRQRVAEYGLDLVQLHGQESPAQCAELRSVSILVIKAFSVGEEFDFAQAAPYVNCCNYFLFDTKGPELGGNGTTFNWQLLAKYPLSVPYFLAGGLDLAHAQELQTLRLPGLFGIDLNSRFELAPGEKDVGKLRQLFQRLRPGSNISST
- the trpB gene encoding tryptophan synthase subunit beta, whose protein sequence is MATSAFAPNARGYYGQFGGAFIPEMLYPNVEELRTQYLDILADPSFQQEYQQLLRDYVGRPTPLFEAKRLSAKYNTRIYLKREDLCHTGAHKVNNTVGQILLAQRLGKKRIIAETGAGQHGVATATVCALMGLECIVYMGEIDMERQKPNVYRMRLLGAEVRPATSGSKTLKDATNEAIRDWISNPVDTHYIIGSVVGPHPYPDLVARLQAVISEEMRKQLLEKTDSELPTHVVACVGGGSNAAGAFYHFLDEPTVQLVAVEAAGHGVHSGHSAATSVLGKPGIIHGSRTLLMQDEDGQITEPYSLSAGLDYPGIGPLHAYLGDSGRARFIAITDDDALRAVAELSRLEGIIPALETAHALAALDQLGAGPDDVVVINLSGRGDKDLETYLKYAEKLTTSK